CGTTACACAACACTAATTGAGCTGGATCCTCATGTAGGAATTGCACCGAACATGTGGCGTTCGCCATGCTCAGTCTTCAAGGTCACTGAATTACTGTGGGGGAGGGGAAAGGTGGCAAGTCTCCATCCCGAATTGCCTTCCACCTTCCGCCGAGAACAGAAAAGAATAAGAAACCAACCTTAGCGTCGACGGCAACCGCCCCCGGCGTCGACCCCGCCGAGCGCGCCGCTACGGAGCCAGCCGGGAACGGCTGCACCCCGCGGCGCCGCCAACCCggggccgccgccacgccagCGCATCTGCTAGCCCGACATGGTGCTCCCCCGCGGAGGACAAAGAAGCGGCTCGCCGGAGaggccgcggaggaggaggaggagacgggtACTCGGGGAAGCGGAGCCGCCGCCATCAGAAGCAAAAGCAGCGGAGAGCTAGTGACGCGACGGGGCGAAGAAGAGCGTCGTCGGGTGCTCGTGGGCGCATCGTCGGGCCCACCATAACTGGCCCAGTTACGGCCCATCCAATATAGGCCCCTAAGGCCCGCTATTTTACTTAGCGAAGTAAGGCCCCGTTCGGTAGgagggcataagttaacttaatgctctggcacgaaaaacgtagtaataaattaatatgtaattaattaattattaattattaaaaatataaaatagattaatatttttttaaaacaactttcctatagaaattttttgtaaaaaatacactgtttagcagttctggaagcgtgcgcgcggaaaacgagggaggcttagttaacttatggcaTGGCCGAACTCGGACAAACTCTATTCcgaactactccctccatttcataatgtaagatgtttgtttttttcttgtaatgtttgatcatttgtcttattcaaaaaattatggaaatatcatttattttgcttgtgatttactttattatcaaaagaactttaagcacgacttattattttttatatttgtactaatttttaataaacgaatggtcaaaagttGTAACCAAAAgaatcaaacatattacattatgaaacggagacagTAGTAAAATCAAGAAATTGAGGTATTCTAGATTGTTTTAGAGAAATTAAGGATATATATTAAAGTGGCAATAGTGTCCATCATTAATATGGAGAACagagggtggtggtgggggtaaaatagatataaatttgAGTGGGGTGATTGATGTGATAAATATGTGGTGCATGAAACCTTACACTTAAAAGGTTAATTGGATCTaagttattataaatttatctattttgaaaaatatcattattatttaactatttagaaGTACGTCGTTACAATGTCATGACTATTTAAGACATGCCATCTATGTTTTGCTGTCATTTGGTCATAGTCGATAGCCATCGGCTCATTATGTTGATAGTTAACTTAGatctattaaaattttgatatgttcttattaatcgtaattttatagtatctTAGTTAAATCCGGTCTAtcaagattttataaatttaagttatttatTGGTTGATTGTAGTTGATGATAACTTTTACACATTTATTGCTTGCACATTGATAAATATCCGATTATCCCGTTACAATGCTTTTAGACCAATTAATTGGTCACAACAACGTCGATCAACACATCGCCAATCAACTAGTTGGTCTAATCgaattttttcaatctttcTTGTCAATTGCAATGTTAAATTTGAACCTAGAAGATTTTAGGACCTGCAATTGAGTTAAGCATATCTCTTAGGCATTTCACGTGTTGGTGCGAATTTTGCCTCAAACATCGCATATACGATATTGAGTGGTTACTATTGAAAAGTTCAAAAATGCTTGTTTAAACATCTAATGATCACAATGTGCAACACCCAATGCAAGTCCTCAAATGCAACCCGTAATCTTGGAAACATACGACTACTATTTCACACGACTAAAagactaaggccgcgtttTCTACGCGCACGCTTTCTAAACGGTTAAAcgaggtattttttataaaaaatttctataagaaagttgttttaaaaattatattaatctatttttatattcttttagtaattaataactaattaattatatactaatctttTTCCGCGCCGgagtaagttaatttaccagcatgcaaattaataactaattaattatatactaatctttTTTTCGCGCtggagtaagttaacttaccagcATGCAACGAACGCGACCTAAAAGCATGTgggattatctttttttaaaaaaaagttgaatgacatatttataaatataaaataatttataaataaaacttgtatgtatatgtacattatgatctaaaagttaatgctgaaaataaactataataaaaatctcaaaatcaattccaaatttaaggttaaaaatttaaactttagcttataagcataagcaaaagccaaaagatgagggtATTGATtgaaaatcctaaaaaaaaagttttaggaTTCTATTTTGGCAACGGTTGGCAATGCTCTtgaaactatgatgaaaaaaataaacccaaAGTTCAATTTgttcctttttaaaaaaaatcgctTAAGTTCAATTTGTGCAtttaatacatttatttttaagtatggGTAGAACTGTACGAGAGACAATCTTtctcgtttttttttatcttttctctccttcatttatttatgattgTAGCTGGCTTACAATGACTATTATACTTGATCTAACTATGCATAGCTAAGCACGCCTAAATATGCTGGGGTCTTGTTGACACAAACAATCCGAATCGCTTATAAATTTTGtgtattaagaaaaaaatgtatgttaAGTACGGGTTTAGTGAAAAGCTTAATTAGCACTGTTGGTTCCCACGAAATTGTTCGCTTAATTTCTCGTTCTTGATTAATTAGCTGGTTCGATTTTCTGCTTTTCTGCAGTTAAAAGCTTTCCTTAATTTCCTCAGTGAAGTTTGATTAATCTATTGGTTAAGAACAATGGCTAACTACATTTGTTCCATGACACAAACAAATGATTTTacctaaaatttattatattatgagacaAATATAATAACAAACTAACGATCAATTGAACATTGGCGCATAATTTAAATAGAATGCCAGCCTATCGAGGCAATTTTATAACAGAGAAGCTGAATTTTCTGGTCCCCTAAACCAAAAAGGGGCTGAATTCTCTGTTCATTGGTCATTTAATCAGTGTACGAGGGCACTGCTAGACACCAGAATCAGAGATGGCACCCACAACTTTTTTCCTGTTTATGATGAAATTGATTAGAGAAGGAACATATAGTTcgttttttctgtttactcAAATtacttcttttttcctttctgcttttctttttggtgaTCTATTTCTGGATTGGATGGAAAGCGAAATAGCACCACCACTGAACTTTTTCcgcaggagagaaaaaaaaaagcagcgtAGTCATGAATCaacagcaacaaaaaaaatttgttggGGAGTTCAAAATTAGGATGACAGAGCATCCCAGGCAATAATTGAGCAGACAAACCCCTCTTAATCACTGCCAAAAAAATGTGTTGTAattaggaggaggaggaggaggtcacTGTAATAAAGAGGAGGCTGGTGGTGACAGCCCTCCTTGGCCCTgttctcctccttcctccccctcctcctcacaTGCCCTGCCTGAGGTGAGCAATtgatttgattgattgattgatgctTTGCTTGATTCGTTCTTCTTCGTGTTCTTTCCACCATGCAGCAAGGCTGCAGAAGATTTTCAGCCTCTGGATTTGTGCTGTTCTTCTTTTTTGATTGGGGTTTGTCTCTGTTCATCTTGTCAGGGGAGCTTGAGGTTGAATCTGTGTGCTCGCTCTGTTGAATTCTTGATAGTGCTGTTCTTGGTTGAGCTCTTTCTTGAATGTGTTGTAGAATTGGTGTTgatttttcccccttttttgTTTCCTGGTTGGATCTGAGtggttttgtttcttgttGATGGAGCTTTTTTTTGGATTGCTGTGATGTCACTTTGGCAGGAATTATCCTTCCTGTTGATTTTCTGAGCTCGCAGAGAAATGGGGATGCCTTTCGATGATTGTAAACAGAAAGGCCAATTTTTTGAGCTTCGatttagtaaaatttttgtaaagatTCATACTCGAAGTTTTCCGGTCAAGAAATGGTGCATTGTTGCATTGGATTTTGATTTATCGGATTTGTTCAAAGTTGCAGCGGCAAGCTCTAATCTTTTTCATGTTCGATTCTTGGTTTCTTCCCTTCGCAGCTAAACAGAGGAATCCAAGCTGCTGCATTGACGGCGGAGgagacagcggcggcgaggagatcGGAGGCaatggcggaggaggcggcggcggccggcgggtgGTATTGGTGCCACATGTGCGCCTCGGCGGTGagcgccgtcgcggcggcggagggggaggcggagaTCAAGTGCCCGTACTGCCAAAGCGGCTTCCTCGAGGAGATGGAGACCGcccgcggcgcggccgccgttGACGGCGGTGGCAGCGCGGACGGGACGgactccggcgccggcagcgcgaTCTCGGTCTGGGCCCCCGTCATCGACGGCATGGTTGGCGGCGaccccgtccgccgccgccgcagccggcggCACGCGGACGccagcaccggcggcggctaccACCGCGAGCTGGACCATTTGGTTCATTTCGACTTCTccgagcgccggcggcgcaccgccgcgctgctgctgctcctgcagGAGTTCCGAGAGCGCCAGCTCCAGCGCCtggagtccgccgccgccgccgccgcagcagcctcctccgccggcagcggcggcggcggaagcttGGACGGGGAGGGCATGGCGCTGGCCGACTACTTCCTCGGCCCCGGCCTGGACGCCCTGATGCAGCGgctgggcgacggcgacgcgggccGCCAGGGCACGCTGCCGGCCAAGAAGGAGGCCATCGATGCGATGCCGACCGTGGAGgtgacggcgcccggcgacgactccgcggccgcctccgcctgcgcCGTCTGCCTCGAGGACTACGCCGTCGGCGAGCGCGCCATGGAGATGCCCTGCAGGCACAGGTTCCACGGCAAGTGCATCGTGCCGTGGCTGGAGATGCACAGCTCGTGCCCCGTCTGCCGTTTCCAGCTCCCCACCGACGACGACCCCAAGGCCGcgtgcggcggcagcggcgaccacgccggcgccgtcatCAGCTACACCAATGCCGAAGACTCCGCGGACGCCGGAGCCAACGCGAGCAGGTTGCCGGCGGCGATACAACGGCTCAGCAGCCTCTTCTCCTCCCAGCCACAGCCTGGCccgtcgccctcgccgtcgtcgtcgtctgctGCACCGGCGTCGACTTCCGGCACCAGCTCGCAGCATAGTGATGACTGATGACTGACCGAtgatcgtcgccgccggcgatggtcgcttgctgctccggcggcggagctcaTGGTTGCCACCTACCTCAATGTACATAAAGGAGTTTGTCGCTGTTGGCTGGGTTTGATTGGTGCCatgaattttcatttttcttgtcaTGTTTATTATGCTCGTGATTTAATCTTGTCACATATTTCGTGATTTAACACAATTATTATGCTCGCTGGAATCACATATTAGTAGTTTCTGTTTACAAGATGGTTGCAGTCTGAAATGCCTCATTTGATGCTGTGCTGACTGCaattagttaaaaatatactaacacTGTTTGAAAATAGATCTcattaagttcaaattttgtagGAGCAAATATACCCGATCATTTATCCTATTATCTAtactgaaaataaatgatatgagGAAAAAATAATTCCTGGAGGTCATCTATCCCATTATGGAAAAGAGCAGCATTCgtattgaaaagaaaaacttcaaACATAAACGTTCTATTTTCTTCCTCCATATCTCAACATCCAATCCCAATCAAGGTAGGAGAGCaataataacataataagAGAAGTTGATTGCAAAATACTAATAGAATATGTATAAATGATGTAATAtggatattttgttaaaatgatatattatatgataaataatttattttggatgattatccaaatgataatatagataataaaatttgaatcagTGGCTGAAAATGCTCTAACACATTATAAACATCCTTTACGTTGTAATCTCAATGATTACTCATGCGTGCTTGATAAGGGAATATaagtcatttaaaaataaaaaactaaccaCTAAACAGggaaaattatatatggaaTATTAATTTAGCTTTAGTATTTACTAAACAACTTAGAATAACttagaaataatctaaaagaaACTTTTCTTGAATAAGTAGTTTAGAATCGAGCGAGTAAATTTTACTAGTTTCAGCAAACTCTACCTtttaaaagagagagaagggcaaacgaaaaataagtaatgggcatccaaaaaatttagggtaatttaaaagcaactttCTTGCATAAGTATTCAACTCCAACACAACACCTACATGTTTTGATTTGTTCTATTCATTTTTGTCAAAGATCCAATTCATTATATCTACCAGAATTCAACACTCCCTCGCTTTCCCGTGGAGACTTCTAAGGCTTCGTACCAGATTTTGCAGTAAACTACCAATGAAATCATATTCAGAACTCGGATGTCATCGACTGATTACTGATACGCGACCATTGCTCAtcaaaactaaacaaattcaACAAATGCATCTCAGACAAGGAAACAGAAGAGAATAACGAACAAATTGCGTAATAGCTGTCATGTTCAATACTCTAGTAGCAGCAGAGGCAGCAAAATAAGCTGCTATAGCGATAATGAATTTCAACTTGTTTCAATGGTTAAACCCATCAACGGTAAACACCCAAAGGTGTGCCAGAATGCAAAATGGCACTATCATGGCGACAAAAAAGAGCTATAGATATGCGTGGTTAAGTAGACCCATCAAAAAATTTCCCCCGAGCAAAATTGTGGTTACTGTTGTCATGCCGTCTGCCACTAGTTCACGGTCAGGAGCTTGATGACAGACGCAATTCCGATCCggtggagggcgacgacggacTCACCGGCGTTGCAGAGGCCCATCGCCTTGGCGTTGCTGATGGCGAAGCCGAGAGCTTCTTCGGTGGCTTCGTTGTCAAAGGCCTTGGCAGTAGCTGCACTCAACATTGGGATCACCCCCCTCACAATGAGGCTGTGCCTCGCAGGCCCTTCGTCGCTGCAGGTCCAGTCGAAGGAGTCGGTCTTCAGCTCAGGAACCACGACGGACAGAATCGGCATCGATGGCCTGTACTTGGCAACAAGCCTAGCAGTTGTTCCTCCCCTGGTCAGGACCAGGATAAGCGCTGCCTTCGCGGAGTTTGCCGTGCGCACAGCTGATGATGCAAGGCTCTCCAATGGACTCATGGGAATTGGGGCTGACGCAGTGATGTATTTGAAAACAGCAGCATGATCAACGCAGGACTCTGCTTGAAGGCAGATCTTGGCCATGGTCCGAACTGCCAGCTCTGGGTAAGCCCCAGCAGCTGTCTCGCCACTAAGCATGACACAGTCGGTGCCGTCAAGAACTGCATTGGCGACGTCAGTTGCTTCTGCTCTAGTAGGGCGTGGAGACTTGATCATAGATTCCAACATCTGGGTTGCAGTCACAACTGGCTTTCCCTGAATATTGCACTTGAAAATCATCACCTTTTGTGCA
This is a stretch of genomic DNA from Oryza brachyantha chromosome 1, ObraRS2, whole genome shotgun sequence. It encodes these proteins:
- the LOC121054955 gene encoding E3 ubiquitin-protein ligase SIRP1-like isoform X2 codes for the protein MLNRGIQAAALTAEETAAARRSEAMAEEAAAAGGWYWCHMCASAVSAVAAAEGEAEIKCPYCQSGFLEEMETARGAAAVDGGGSADGTDSGAGSAISVWAPVIDGMVGGDPVRRRRSRRHADASTGGGYHRELDHLVHFDFSERRRRTAALLLLLQEFRERQLQRLESAAAAAAAASSAGSGGGGSLDGEGMALADYFLGPGLDALMQRLGDGDAGRQGTLPAKKEAIDAMPTVEVTAPGDDSAAASACAVCLEDYAVGERAMEMPCRHRFHGKCIVPWLEMHSSCPVCRFQLPTDDDPKAACGGSGDHAGAVISYTNAEDSADAGANASRLPAAIQRLSSLFSSQPQPGPSPSPSSSSAAPASTSGTSSQHSDD
- the LOC121054955 gene encoding E3 ubiquitin-protein ligase SIRP1-like isoform X1 — its product is MAEEAAAAGGWYWCHMCASAVSAVAAAEGEAEIKCPYCQSGFLEEMETARGAAAVDGGGSADGTDSGAGSAISVWAPVIDGMVGGDPVRRRRSRRHADASTGGGYHRELDHLVHFDFSERRRRTAALLLLLQEFRERQLQRLESAAAAAAAASSAGSGGGGSLDGEGMALADYFLGPGLDALMQRLGDGDAGRQGTLPAKKEAIDAMPTVEVTAPGDDSAAASACAVCLEDYAVGERAMEMPCRHRFHGKCIVPWLEMHSSCPVCRFQLPTDDDPKAACGGSGDHAGAVISYTNAEDSADAGANASRLPAAIQRLSSLFSSQPQPGPSPSPSSSSAAPASTSGTSSQHSDD